CACTCAGCTGATACAAGGGTGTTAAAAATTCCATCAAATATCAGTTGCACGTTGAGGAGTATTACCAATGTCAGTTTGACATAGTATTTCACACAAGGCAAGAATTTGCCAAATATGTTAAACATGCTGGGCAGGAAAACTCCATGATAATACACACATGACATATGCCACATGGTCTTTGATTGGATGGTGATGCTTGTATGCCtgacttttcatatatatatatatatatatattctggaatTAGAACCCAGGAAAGTTATCTTTCCAACAGTGAGATTGCTGAAGGACTCTTCTACTAGGTTTTACTTATTAGAAGCAAATAAGGAAAATATACCAAAATGGATATTTGTCAAAAAACACACAGATATTCCCTAATGTAAGCACCTACTGAACAACTTTCTATGTCTATGAATTGGTGCTAGGACTTGCTCAGTTTCAACATTTGATTTCAGAATGCTAAAATAAAACCTAAGCATAAATGAAGTGTTTCTCTTGTTGTTGTTTCAATCACATCATATACAAAAATGATCAATGCTGGGGAGtctcttctaaagaaaacatcaaaattcCATTAAATTACAATCTATCATCGTTcttgaaaatttgttttttaaactaatttttacattgttttgttcTTAGAGACCCTGAACCATTACTATAGCTATTATTTTACTCACCATCATCATGCGCTGTTCATATCAAAATCACAAATAACACAAGTAAAAAACATCCTGGCAGACTTGATGATTGTACTATTGCCTTCAAATGCAAAAACTAGTCAGGAATTAGTGTATCCTAGGGTATTATATTTTTGCTTCCCACAGAAAtgactgaatattttaaattttttgattaaaGAAACATGTatcatttaaatgagaaaaaaataattcccaTTGTATTAACATAGCCTGATACTTTAGGCTCAGAAATATAGAACCCAGAGGCAATCCTTCTTTGGCAGCATCGCTGAAGGTATgtcattttaaatagttttctctatatctatccttatatccacaggcAACCTTAGTTGTAACTCTCcaaaaatgacatcattttccAGCACTATTACAGAACTCCACACATGCAGAAACTGCTATGTATTTACAATGTCATGTGTATGGCCACCTTATAAATTCACACAACTCAAGATTTTTCATAGgcaagaaagataaatatttattgagaacaAATCTGAACATCTGGTTTTACATTCTAAGCCACAAGAAAATAGCAAAACTGCAAAGAgaagacaaaaactgaaaaaaagcaGCTTACTGTCTTTCACTTTAACTTGATAACACTTAGTTGACTCAGGCCCTCTCTCTTGGCCTGTTTCCCCAAGAACATTTTCCACTTTACAGCTCATTCATGATTCTGGGTTAAAACCACCTTTCTCCTGAGCATCAGAGGTCGAAGGTTTCAGATGAGCTCtctctagcttctctggggttccTAGTAGATGAGGAAGAGGTGCAAATGTAAAAGTCTGGCAAGTTTCTTTCCTGAGGGTAACCATTTCTCAATGCTGACAGTGACAGTGGAACATTGAAGATGTGGCACTCACTCCAAGGACTGATGCATGCATGCAGCCTGCAGTGTGTTCGCTGGTCCTTTCCCTAGGTCGCTTACTATGAAGTGGCAAGACaagcttctctttctgctctttcaggggCTGGTGTCTCAGCTTCATGCTGGGACGTCTCCCTGGAGAGAGACTTCCTTGGCCCACCATTGTCAAGGAGACTGTTGTGAAGTGTGAGAGGTACTGGGATGAGCATCAGGCAAGGGGGCAGTGGACTCTACTGTGCACTGTCTGACGCACCACACCACTGTTAACTTTGACCCAATCATTTAACTGGTCCAGGAATGCAGCCAGTTCCAAACCAgtcaggactacagagtgagaccctatctcaaatcaatacacaaaacaaaagcaagctcccccaaagaaaatccaaaaaaaaaaaaaaaattcacctctTGTGTCATTCCCAGAAGAACTGCCTAAGCTCCACACTCCTACAGAATTATGGCTTCTGAGCCATAAGGAACTGTCACAAAGGAGATAGGATTAAATGCTATGAGAGGCCTTTGGCCACATTTCAGAGCTTATTTGGATTACACACTTCCAGCAACACTGTTTTCACAAATTTTCATATCACATAGAAGCAGCAAATAAAAAGAGCTCAGCGGAGAGCTCCACAAGGTAGGCACTCTAGATAGAGCTAGTGGACTACATTTTCAATTGAATAAACGCTTGATTGAAAGCCTATCCTGCATTGGGCCCTGTACCCAGGGCTGAGGCATAAAACTGAGCAAAGCAGTCCAAAGGGCAAAAATCTTCTGATGAGACATGGATGAAGCAGGAGGTAGTAAAagtacagaggcaggcagggtgtTGAAGAAAGTACCAAAACCAatgtaaaacagaagaaaaaaggtggtggtggtggtgggggaggcatCATATCTGCACACTACAGTTCTGAACAGTCCTTTTTAAACAGCCTGGAAAAAAGCACACGTGGTTTTAAAAAGGCATATAGCGAATGTCTCTGTTAAGTTTTAGAAATATCTCCttccaaaaaaaaagtgtggcaAGTTTCCTtccaaaaagggaaaaatgatcttaaagaaaaaaaaaaaaaaaaggttttggcACTTAAGAAGGGTAAGCTGGCTGTGTGTTCAACCTGGCAGGCAGAAGCGCATGGAATTGTGAGCTGCTTTGGGACACTGAGCAAACATGTGTCCTCCCTTGCCACAGAGGTTGCACATGACGATCTTCCTGCAGTAAGGGCTCTTgtgcccctcctccccacacctgTAACACCTGTCCTGCGTGCAGGTGCTGCTCATGTGGGTTCGGGAACCACATTTGAAGCACGTCTTGGGCTGCCCCTTGTACCAACTGTAGCCCCTCTCCGTTCCCAAGAAGAAGGAGCCAGGCAGGTGCTTCACTCCGCCCTCCCCCTGGCGCAGCTCAATCTCACACTTGTACTCCCCAGTCCAAATCCCAAACCTGTCAATCACTTTCATTGGCAAGGCCACCACGTCGCAGTGGCGCTTGAGCCAGGTCACAATATCCTCCACATCCACAGTCTCATTCCGGAACAGGATGAAGAGGGTCTTCAAGCCGGTCTTGCTCTGCCCCAGCACGACAAAGTTCTCCCAGCAGTCGTCCAGCTCCCGCTTTTCCTCATAGGTGCGGAGAAACAGGGCAAGCTTGTCTGCAGATCTGAAGCTGACATGGAACTCGCGGCTGCCAGGGATCTGGATGACAGCATAGATGTCCCCAGGATCCATGCCGATGGAGCGCATGATGAGCGCGCCCACCACGAAATCCCGGGTCGGACAGGCACTCTCTTCTCCCTGGAAACAGATGCGCACAAGGAAGCGGCCCTTACCCGGCATGGCCGCTGCTGGCTCATCCTGCAGTGTTATCTCCGCAGTTGCATCTTGGGTCTCGCCAGgcctggcgggggagggggacgCCAtggccgccgctgccgctgcctcCGCTGCCACTGCCACCTCGGCCATCTTCCTCTGATTCCCGTCTCCTGCTTCCTGCATCCTGCAAGCTTCTGCCGCGTAGCCCGCAGGGTCTCTACTGCAGCCCCTAGGGTCCCCGCGGCCGGCAGGTGGGAAGATGCCGGGGTTCGGAGCGGCCAGGCCTGCAGGGCTGCCCAGCCTGACCACCGCacctctgccccttccttctccccgcCAAGGCTCACGAAAGTCGTGCTTCTTCTCTGCCAGGTTCTTTACTACCTGTGCCCAGCCCATCTTCTCTCCTGTGCCCTGGGCTTCTTCAGCCTGGGCCATAGGCTGCGCGGGGAGCAGCATCTGCAGGCGGCCCTGCTGCAGATCTTCCTCTGCTCTGCCACCTGTCGCCATCTTGCCTCTTCCCCAGATGAAAATCTgcgttttttttaaagtaatttttacatAGTTATGTTCTCAGAAACAGTCACCTGATTGATATAGTTAATATTTAACTCATCATCACCATGATGCGCTGTTCATATCAAAATCACAGCTAACACAACAGAAACATAAAGTCAGATTTGATTATACCACAGCATTCAAATATAAAGCTTAACAGCACTTACAATATTCTGTGTATTATATCTTTGTTTCCCACAGACCTGactgaatatttaaattttttttattaaatgaagcATATGccaattaaatgaagaaaaataatcccCAGTGTATTAACCTGGCATAATACATAAGGCTAAGAATTAGTCAACCCATTGCAGTCCTTCTTTGGCAACATCTCTGAAGGCATGTCATTTCGAACATTTTTCTAtatatccttatacccacaggcaACTTTAGTTGGaactctcaaaaaaacaaacaaacaaacaaaaaaaaaaaacaacccatcaTTTTCTAGCACTATTATAAAATTCCATATCTTCACAAACTGTTATATACTTACAATGTCATTTCTACAGCCACCTTATAAATCCACACAACTCAACATATTTTCTGCGCGAGGAAATTATGGTATTCAATGCTAAGACACAATTCATAATTCTAAGAAACTGGATTCCTCCTGTGGAATAAGTGTTCTCTAATAAGGATATCACATTTCAAAGCCCAATGTTTAGAAAATATGTACACCAACCAAAAATATAATCCAaggtaaagaaacaaacaaacaagtgtagCAGCAGGACAACACATATGGTCTTGTCAGAGTTTCCACTGGAAACTCTATGGACACAGCACACTTAGCAGAAACCTAAGGAAAAAGGATGTATGCTAAGATATATATAGAAGCAGGTTTTTCAACAACGACATTGTGAGGACTTTCAATTCCAAAAGGTGAGAGATAAAAATGTTGATTTATCATCACCACATTCTCTATAATGCATCATTCAGTTCTGACTATATTAGtgtatgaatgaaaaaataaattcactAAGACACAGTATTTCTTTTGGAATTTCCAGCAGTAGACATGGTAATGcaggaggaaaaagaataaagagtggaaatataaaaatatctctcACTTGTGAGAAATGCTCAACCTTATAAAGGTGCATACACACGtttgcatatgtatttttatacatacatatatatttatacctcTTAATGTGTCTCAGAAGGATGTACATCTTTATACACATAAGAAaacttttatacatgtatgaaagtaaTTGATATGGTTCAACACATATTGTAGAGATATTGTGAAAACTGCACATCTTAGACAAAGAAGGGGAATCAGAGTTTTCTCTGAAGTGTCAGTAATGAGTTTTATGATATCTTTGTGGCCAAGGGAGCTCCCATAGTCCCCGACTGGTGATTCACAAACCATTTCCAAACCAGGACTACACCTTCCAATATGATGGTGCTAAGGTATTATTGAAGTTCCTTCATATTTAAGTCATCATAGAACAGATGTCCACATGGTACCTCATGATAAGCTTCACTGGGAATGATTACATGTGATAGGAATGAAACCTGCTCTGCATTTAACTCCAGCAAGAACAAAATGGGTCATACTCATGAGctacattctaaaaaaaaaagctcatgtaGAGTAGTCTTCTACTTTTTCTACTTTTCCCATAATGGCCTATTTTTAATAAGAGTAATCAATTACTTGCAATGATTATGATTAATTTCTTTAGGTGAATAAATGCCCTCCACTCATAAAAGTacaaagaacctgagactaaaatTGTCAGAGaactataaatattatttctctcATTCTACTGGattcaaattgaaataaaatgagcCCTGAAGACATAGTGACAAACTGATAGATCTGGTTATTACTTCACTCTCATCAGAGAATTTCATCTCGTCTTAATTAGGAATTAACACAATGATATGCAGGGGCCTCATTCTATAGACACTTAGAGGCTTTAGGTAATTATTTTATGGTGTTTAATGCCTTTTTCATATGGCTGAAATAAAGCCTCCTGTATCTGTGTTGAAAAGATTCAGAGCTGGGGGATCATTTCTTAATGACAATGTTTTCCAATCTCAAATTTCCTATCGCTCATAGAAATTCAGAATGTGAGTTTTCAGACACAAGATAAGGTGTTCGAAGGTATTAAACCTATGAAAATACCAGatacaagaagaaagaaatcttggTTCCTAATTATTCTCAAGCAAAGCATGTAATACCTCACTGTCACTAGAAATAAATAGCTGATTTTCAACAAAGTTCATTCCTATGCCTGATGTCATAGAGAGGAATGGGCTGACCAGGAAAAAATCATGTCCAAGAGTTCTTATGTGTCAAAAGGAATTGAGAGTGCTCACCATCATTGGAAAATTGTACCTCTCAGTCCTTAAATGACAAAAGgatataaaaagtaaatttcaTGTGCTATTCTTTATTGTCTACCCAGAGACTTTAGTGACAGAAAGGGTAGTGTCTGGAACAGTTATTGCTAGATACTTTCAGTTACTCTAGGTACTGGGTAAAAGAGACGATATCTATTCCCACAGTGGATCTCCCTAGGGTAGGAAAGAGCAGGACTTTCTCTTTCTGTGCCAGTTTGTAAACCCTGAATTGAATTATCTTCCTTCGTTATAATGCAGCACTTTTAGAATGAACATGGAATGTCACATCTTTAAATAGAAGCTGTAGCTTCAGAAGCAGGATCCCACTTGCTTCACAGGTGACAGGAGCAGGGGACATGGGAATCAAACAATCCTGACTTTGCTAACTGCGTGGGCTCTGTCACCTGTAGATGTCAGGAGCAGTCTGCATTTTGTGAGCCAATATAGAGTCAGGCTTTGGGTATACCCAGGACCAACTGTATCCTGGAGTATTGTCAGCCCCTGACTGTTAAGAAGCCCCACCTCTGACACTTTCATTAGCACTCCTTGCCTCTGGTTGAAGGACTGTGTGTATTCAAATTTAGCCCAGGATAAGAAACAATAAGGACAATGATCTCAGTTCCAGCAAAGGAGGCAAATCCTGTGGTAAACTTGGAAATCTCCATCAGATATGCTGActcatttctccctcccacctGAATGTCCCTGTGCTGCCACTGAAACAGCGAAATTGAAAGTGCGCaaggaaaaaaatgcaatttattCTGGGCTCCAATTTCaattatcaaaaaaacaaaacaaaacaaagcaaccagCTGATGCCAACAAGGAGGTAATCATGTATCCTTTTCCTGGGCCAATTTCCTGGCTACATACATGCAACCCTCCCTTTCTGACTCCTGCTGGCTTATTGTGATTCTGTGCTGCCATTTGCAGCTTATTGCTGACAGTGCTGATGTGTCCTGCCATTTCCTCTACTGCATTGATAGATTCTTAAATTATAGCACTCcaataaatatatttctgatatatatatgtgtgtgtgtgtgtgtgtgtgtgtgtgtgtgtgtgtgtacaaaaatgACTGCAATAAGATATTCCTTTTGGAAATAGTAGTGGTACAGTTAGCTTTTCTCAACATAGTTTGGATATGGTATCTTACTTGTTCTAATGATTATGTCATATTTTGAGGTGTttgtattataatataatattcataatccttgtatatattttacaatttctttttttatttatgcattcatgTGTGGTTTCACATGTGTCTCCATTCATGTGCCATTCATTTTGGATTCAAAGTTCCATAAATACTCACAAAATACTTTACACTTAATTCATATACAAATATAGATATTTTGAGAATATTCGAAAATACTTTCACTTCCCCTAGTATAATTCTGCTTTAATCATCATTATCAGTCTCTGTCTTTAATTCATACAAGAACTCTCTCTTACATGACATCTGAGTTCAGGGAAAGCCCATTTGTAGATTTTTCTGTGGGGCCATGGATTAGAACATGGACAGACTCTCAGGGACAGCATACACTGGaaattctttctttgtctcttcatcAGTTCATTAAATATTATAGGCCACTCTgacaatatttgtttaatgatcctTCTTCAGCATATAGTAGAATATTAGTTTGCTCTATAATGAAACATTTATGCACACTGCGCTGATACAAGGGCCATAAAAGGTCTATCAAATATTAGTTGTATGCATAGGTGTATTGGCAATGTCTGATTAACATAGTGTTTTTCATAAAGAGAGAATTTGCCAAGCCTGTTAACCAAGCTGGCCAGGAAAACTCCATGAGATTACTCACACAGGATATGCCCCATGTCCTTTGATTGGATGGTGATTCTAGTGTGCTtgatttttcataaatattttatggaaTTAGACCCAAGTAATCATATTACCAAGCAGTCAGTTGTTGTTGGAGCCTATTACTAGGTTTTGCTTATTAGAAGCAAATAAGCGAAATACAATATAAGGGATATTTGTCAGAGAACTCACAGATGTTCCCTAATGGAAGCACCTACTGGGCATCTTTCCATACCTATGCATTGGTGCTTGTACTTGCTCAG
The sequence above is drawn from the Peromyscus leucopus breed LL Stock chromosome 1, UCI_PerLeu_2.1, whole genome shotgun sequence genome and encodes:
- the LOC114682546 gene encoding zinc finger CCHC domain-containing protein 3-like, translated to MATGGRAEEDLQQGRLQMLLPAQPMAQAEEAQGTGEKMGWAQVVKNLAEKKHDFREPWRGEGRGRGAVVRLGSPAGLAAPNPGIFPPAGRGDPRGCSRDPAGYAAEACRMQEAGDGNQRKMAEVAVAAEAAAAAAMASPSPARPGETQDATAEITLQDEPAAAMPGKGRFLVRICFQGEESACPTRDFVVGALIMRSIGMDPGDIYAVIQIPGSREFHVSFRSADKLALFLRTYEEKRELDDCWENFVVLGQSKTGLKTLFILFRNETVDVEDIVTWLKRHCDVVALPMKVIDRFGIWTGEYKCEIELRQGEGGVKHLPGSFFLGTERGYSWYKGQPKTCFKCGSRTHMSSTCTQDRCYRCGEEGHKSPYCRKIVMCNLCGKGGHMFAQCPKAAHNSMRFCLPG